A stretch of the Filimonas lacunae genome encodes the following:
- a CDS encoding RrF2 family transcriptional regulator, translating to MLSKKTQYAFKALMYLAQRHNEGPVLIAEIAKKKKIPLKFLENILLELKKGGVLESKKGKGGGYFFAVAPNTVYLAKIMRLMEGPIALLPCVSLNFYQRCKNCDEKFCGLNKVMGDVRDASLSILETRTVADIAALSL from the coding sequence ATGCTTTCTAAGAAAACGCAGTATGCTTTCAAGGCATTAATGTATTTGGCACAAAGACACAATGAGGGGCCTGTTTTAATTGCGGAGATTGCCAAAAAGAAGAAAATTCCATTAAAATTCCTTGAGAATATTCTATTGGAGCTAAAAAAAGGCGGCGTTTTAGAAAGCAAAAAAGGGAAAGGTGGCGGCTACTTTTTTGCCGTGGCGCCCAATACCGTATACCTGGCAAAAATTATGCGCCTGATGGAAGGCCCTATAGCCTTACTGCCTTGCGTAAGTTTAAATTTTTACCAGCGATGTAAAAACTGCGATGAAAAATTCTGCGGTTTAAACAAGGTAATGGGTGATGTGCGGGATGCATCGTTGTCCATCCTCGAAACACGAACTGTTGCTGATATAGCTGCCCTCAGCTTGTAA